The Streptomyces sp. NBC_01244 genome contains a region encoding:
- a CDS encoding thioredoxin family protein has protein sequence MTSRILRPVLVTAAVLAAGLTAACGPSTQATGAAVPTTAGQPSQALPAGTEPASAEASPSPSASATPPPSKAASASASAGTPAGASPTPSRAQPAKPAPKPSRTSAAPAPAARIPGPGYDSSADARKLIDAALRTAKADGRMVLIDFGANWCGNCKAADKVFAQPQTASLLGASYHLVKVDIGGNSSANSALLRKYSPSGGTYKMPVLVVVSPSGTVRTDTHVTGNPALTPDGIGSFLRKWAS, from the coding sequence ATGACTTCTCGCATACTCCGACCCGTCCTGGTGACCGCGGCCGTGCTCGCCGCCGGGCTGACCGCCGCGTGCGGTCCGTCCACCCAGGCCACCGGTGCCGCGGTGCCGACGACGGCCGGACAGCCGTCGCAGGCCCTCCCGGCCGGGACGGAGCCCGCCTCCGCCGAGGCGTCCCCGTCCCCGTCCGCGTCCGCCACGCCGCCGCCGTCCAAGGCGGCGTCCGCGTCCGCCTCGGCCGGTACCCCGGCCGGCGCCTCGCCCACCCCCTCGCGCGCCCAGCCCGCCAAGCCCGCGCCCAAGCCGTCCCGCACCTCCGCCGCGCCCGCCCCCGCGGCCCGGATACCCGGCCCCGGCTACGACAGTTCGGCCGACGCGCGGAAGCTGATCGATGCGGCGCTGCGCACGGCCAAGGCCGACGGGCGGATGGTGCTGATCGACTTCGGCGCCAACTGGTGTGGCAACTGCAAGGCGGCCGACAAGGTGTTCGCGCAGCCGCAGACGGCATCGCTCCTCGGAGCCTCGTACCACCTGGTCAAGGTGGACATCGGTGGCAACAGCTCCGCCAACTCCGCCCTCCTGCGCAAGTACAGCCCCTCGGGCGGGACGTACAAGATGCCCGTCCTGGTCGTGGTCTCGCCGTCCGGCACCGTGCGCACCGACACTCACGTCACCGGCAATCCCGCCCTGACCCCGGACGGCATCGGCTCCTTCCTCCGCAAGTGGGCGTCATGA
- a CDS encoding discoidin domain-containing protein gives MRRRGTVLLLLSGLLSASLITLPQARAADGLVSTGKPTTASSQETGAFPASLAVDADTGTRWASAEGVDPQWIRIDLGTTHTISRVKLNWEAAYAKTYKIQTSNDGTNWTDIHSTSTGNGATDDLTLTGTGRHIRMHGTARGTAYGYSLWEFEVYGAPAGAGGPVVDVSTAAQLQGALAAAQPGQTIRLAAGEYRGAFVTRRAGTAAAPVTLTGPAAAVLVNDGPSGTAPACPAPGGGWDPGYGLWLYDAPYWNLTGFTVKDSKKGVVLDNSHHVTLDGLSVHHVEDEAVHFRRSSSDGVIRNSTITHTGLVQPGYGEAVYIGSAGSNWGCHGNQGGVDRSDRVQVLNNRIGPNVAAEHIDIKEGTTGGVIRGNRFDGTGISGQNSADSWVDAKGVGYLIENNTGTFAPPGTFANGYETHNPSTTPSFANGCGNVWRGNTSDLGGAGAYAIKITSVSKCTTDPNVVHSGNTVTHAGTGLTNVPVTP, from the coding sequence ATGCGAAGAAGAGGAACGGTCCTGCTGCTCCTGTCCGGCCTCCTGTCCGCCTCCCTGATCACCCTCCCCCAGGCGCGGGCCGCCGACGGCCTGGTCTCGACCGGCAAGCCCACGACGGCCTCGTCCCAGGAGACGGGCGCCTTCCCGGCCTCGCTCGCGGTGGACGCAGACACCGGCACCAGGTGGGCCAGTGCGGAAGGCGTGGACCCGCAGTGGATCCGCATCGACCTCGGAACGACCCACACCATCAGCCGCGTGAAGCTCAACTGGGAGGCCGCGTACGCCAAGACCTACAAGATCCAGACCTCGAACGACGGGACCAACTGGACCGACATCCACTCCACCAGCACCGGCAACGGCGCCACCGACGACCTCACCCTCACCGGAACCGGACGCCACATCCGCATGCACGGCACCGCACGCGGCACCGCCTACGGCTACTCCCTCTGGGAGTTCGAGGTCTACGGCGCCCCCGCCGGTGCGGGCGGGCCGGTCGTGGACGTGTCGACCGCGGCCCAGTTGCAGGGCGCCCTGGCGGCGGCGCAGCCCGGGCAGACGATCCGGCTCGCGGCCGGGGAGTACCGGGGTGCCTTCGTGACCCGCCGGGCGGGTACGGCCGCCGCGCCGGTCACGCTCACCGGGCCGGCGGCCGCGGTGCTGGTGAACGACGGCCCCTCCGGCACCGCGCCGGCCTGTCCGGCGCCCGGTGGTGGCTGGGACCCGGGCTACGGACTGTGGCTGTACGACGCCCCGTACTGGAACCTGACCGGTTTCACCGTCAAGGACTCCAAGAAGGGGGTCGTCCTCGACAACTCCCACCACGTCACCCTCGACGGGCTCTCGGTCCACCACGTCGAGGACGAGGCGGTGCACTTCCGGCGCTCGTCCTCCGACGGCGTGATCCGGAACTCCACGATCACGCACACCGGTCTGGTCCAGCCCGGCTACGGGGAGGCCGTCTACATCGGTTCGGCCGGCTCCAACTGGGGCTGCCACGGCAACCAGGGCGGGGTGGACCGCTCGGACCGGGTCCAGGTGCTGAACAACCGGATCGGCCCGAACGTGGCCGCGGAGCACATCGACATCAAGGAGGGCACCACGGGCGGGGTGATCCGCGGCAACAGGTTCGACGGGACCGGGATCTCGGGTCAGAACTCGGCGGACTCCTGGGTCGACGCCAAGGGTGTCGGGTACCTCATCGAGAACAACACGGGGACCTTCGCCCCGCCCGGCACCTTCGCCAACGGCTACGAGACGCACAACCCGTCGACGACCCCTTCGTTCGCCAACGGCTGCGGCAACGTCTGGCGCGGCAACACCTCGGACCTCGGAGGCGCAGGCGCCTACGCCATCAAGATCACCTCGGTCTCGAAGTGCACCACCGACCCGAACGTCGTGCACTCCGGCAATACCGTCACCCACGCGGGCACGGGCCTGACGAACGTTCCCGTCACCCCCTGA
- a CDS encoding glycosyl hydrolase family 8 has protein sequence MSRAHQQRSTHRDRRRPHWHRPLAGFVAAASAIAGLGLAGLSAPAAAAAGTGAAAPAAVGATAGVNTSGSLFLKSAGTVPGPAEATPVLVSTGKPATASSAEASGFEAGKAVDANAATRWASAEGVDPQWIRIDLGTTHTISRVKLNWEAAYAKTYKIQTSNDGTNWTDIHSTSTGNGATDDLTLTGTGRHIRMYGTARGTAYGYSLWEFEVYGAPASGGTDTTPPSTPGSLRSTATTANSVSLAWNAATDNVGVTGYDVYRGAARVGSATGTSYTDTGLTASTSYGYTVRARDAAGNASAASNALSVTTLPASGSGPAVPFGSHARPYAPGTLKPTGAQGTLDQKTVDYYTNWKSAFVRQNCGNGWYQVISPDADHPYVAEAQGYGMVIAATMAGADPDAKKIFDGLTKWMIDHPSSVNPNLLAAEQDTACRSVNGGDGATDGDMDVAYGLLLADKQWGSSGTYDYKALAVKHINAIKKDELNPSTNLLKLGDWSSSGDQYYYISRTSDWMVDHFRAFRSATGDAAWDTVRTAHQNQITNLQASYAPNTGLLPDFVVNTNTTPKPAPGQVLEDPNDGAYWWNACRTPWRIADDAVTSGDAKSLASARKLNSWIKTKTGGDPNKIAIGYKLDGTQLSSGSEAAYFAPFALAAMTDPGSQAWLDALWNKMLAAPIDTSSYFSASIQLQVMITASGNHWVP, from the coding sequence ATGTCACGAGCACATCAGCAACGTTCCACCCACAGAGACCGCCGCCGCCCCCACTGGCACCGCCCACTGGCGGGCTTCGTCGCCGCCGCCTCGGCCATAGCGGGCCTCGGTCTCGCCGGGCTCAGCGCCCCGGCCGCCGCGGCCGCCGGAACCGGGGCCGCGGCCCCGGCCGCCGTCGGCGCCACCGCCGGTGTCAACACCTCCGGCTCGCTCTTCCTGAAGTCGGCGGGCACGGTCCCCGGCCCCGCCGAGGCCACCCCGGTGCTGGTGTCGACCGGAAAGCCCGCGACCGCCTCCTCGGCCGAAGCGAGCGGCTTCGAAGCCGGCAAGGCCGTGGACGCCAACGCCGCGACCCGCTGGGCCAGTGCGGAAGGCGTGGACCCGCAGTGGATCCGCATCGACCTCGGAACGACCCACACCATCAGCCGCGTGAAGCTCAACTGGGAGGCCGCGTACGCCAAGACCTACAAGATCCAGACCTCGAACGACGGGACCAACTGGACCGACATCCACTCCACCAGCACCGGCAACGGCGCCACCGACGACCTCACCCTCACCGGAACCGGACGCCACATCCGCATGTACGGCACCGCACGCGGCACCGCCTACGGCTACTCCCTCTGGGAGTTCGAGGTCTACGGCGCCCCCGCCTCCGGCGGCACCGACACCACCCCGCCCAGCACCCCCGGCAGCCTGCGCTCGACGGCCACCACCGCGAACAGCGTCTCGCTCGCCTGGAACGCCGCCACCGACAACGTGGGCGTGACGGGGTACGACGTCTACCGGGGCGCCGCGCGCGTCGGATCGGCCACCGGGACCTCGTACACGGACACCGGTCTCACGGCCTCCACCAGCTACGGCTACACCGTCAGGGCACGGGACGCGGCGGGCAACGCCTCCGCGGCGAGCAACGCGCTCAGCGTCACCACCCTGCCCGCGAGCGGCTCGGGTCCCGCGGTCCCGTTCGGCAGCCACGCCCGGCCCTACGCCCCCGGCACGCTGAAGCCGACCGGCGCCCAGGGCACCCTCGACCAGAAGACCGTCGACTACTACACCAACTGGAAGTCCGCCTTCGTCCGCCAGAACTGCGGCAACGGCTGGTACCAGGTCATCTCCCCCGACGCCGACCACCCGTACGTGGCCGAGGCGCAGGGGTACGGCATGGTGATCGCCGCGACGATGGCCGGCGCCGACCCGGACGCGAAGAAGATCTTCGACGGTCTGACCAAGTGGATGATCGACCACCCTTCGTCGGTCAATCCGAACCTGCTCGCCGCGGAGCAGGACACCGCCTGCCGGAGCGTCAACGGCGGTGACGGGGCCACCGACGGCGACATGGACGTCGCCTACGGACTGCTGCTCGCCGACAAGCAATGGGGCAGCTCGGGCACGTACGACTACAAGGCGCTCGCGGTCAAGCACATCAACGCGATCAAGAAGGACGAGCTCAACCCGTCCACCAACCTGCTGAAGCTGGGCGACTGGAGCAGTTCCGGCGACCAGTACTACTACATCTCCCGCACCTCGGACTGGATGGTCGACCACTTCCGGGCCTTCCGGAGCGCGACCGGCGACGCGGCCTGGGACACCGTCCGCACCGCGCACCAGAACCAGATCACCAACCTGCAGGCCTCCTACGCGCCGAACACCGGACTACTGCCCGACTTCGTCGTCAACACCAACACCACCCCCAAGCCCGCCCCCGGCCAGGTCCTCGAGGACCCGAACGACGGCGCCTACTGGTGGAACGCCTGCCGGACCCCGTGGCGCATCGCGGACGACGCGGTGACCAGCGGAGACGCCAAGTCCCTCGCGTCGGCCCGCAAGCTCAACAGCTGGATCAAGACCAAGACGGGCGGCGACCCGAACAAGATCGCCATCGGCTACAAGCTCGACGGCACGCAGCTCTCCTCCGGGAGCGAGGCGGCGTACTTCGCCCCGTTCGCACTGGCGGCCATGACCGACCCGGGCAGCCAGGCCTGGCTGGACGCGCTGTGGAACAAGATGCTGGCCGCCCCGATCGACACCAGCAGCTACTTCTCGGCGAGCATCCAGCTCCAGGTCATGATCACCGCCTCCGGCAACCACTGGGTCCCGTAA
- a CDS encoding CAP domain-containing protein: MSRSRTPGAPSRVETRRKKTVRTRIVLSLTTAAAAVAVGVAVADSDDGSRATEPNSAAAGSGRQEATASPSPAAPTLSADAASATGAMPSASPTAGATGSAAPTKPAAASRPAPAASTGAAKPKPPARTPAATTGGGSGGSGGSGSSGGSGGSGGSGGSSGSSGASGTESAVLSLVNKERAAAGCGALKVNAKLSAAARAYSDTMARSGVMSHTGPDGSTMTTRVEAAGYGWSRLGENIARGQADAAAVMKAWMNSPGHKANILNCGFREIGIGFHKGDGGPWWTQNFGTPR; encoded by the coding sequence ATGAGCCGCAGCCGAACCCCCGGAGCCCCGTCCCGCGTCGAGACGCGACGGAAGAAGACAGTGCGCACGCGCATCGTGCTGTCCCTCACCACGGCGGCCGCGGCGGTGGCGGTCGGGGTCGCGGTGGCCGACTCCGACGACGGCTCACGTGCCACCGAGCCCAACTCCGCGGCGGCGGGCTCCGGTCGTCAGGAGGCGACGGCAAGTCCCTCTCCGGCCGCCCCCACCCTCTCCGCCGACGCCGCGTCCGCGACGGGCGCGATGCCGTCCGCGTCGCCCACCGCCGGAGCCACGGGATCCGCCGCCCCCACGAAGCCGGCGGCCGCGAGCCGCCCGGCCCCCGCGGCATCGACCGGGGCCGCCAAGCCCAAGCCCCCGGCCCGTACGCCCGCCGCGACCACAGGAGGCGGCTCGGGCGGCTCGGGCGGTTCCGGTAGTTCGGGAGGCTCGGGCGGTTCAGGTGGTTCAGGTGGCTCCTCCGGATCCTCCGGTGCGTCCGGCACGGAGTCCGCGGTCCTGTCCCTGGTCAACAAGGAGCGCGCCGCGGCCGGGTGCGGAGCGCTGAAAGTGAACGCCAAGCTGAGCGCCGCGGCGCGGGCGTACAGCGACACCATGGCCCGCAGCGGGGTCATGTCGCACACCGGACCCGACGGTTCCACCATGACCACCCGCGTGGAAGCCGCCGGATACGGCTGGTCGCGCCTGGGCGAGAACATAGCCCGCGGCCAGGCGGACGCCGCCGCGGTCATGAAGGCGTGGATGAACAGCCCCGGCCACAAGGCCAACATCCTCAACTGCGGGTTCCGGGAGATCGGCATAGGTTTCCACAAGGGCGACGGCGGCCCCTGGTGGACGCAGAACTTCGGAACGCCGAGGTAG
- a CDS encoding carbohydrate ABC transporter permease: MRLPGRGRATPWLFLAPALLLFALFKFLPMWRAVEMSFHEVRPYLGDRWVGGANYTQVVTDEAFLAAIGHTVVLAIGQTGGSVLLGLVLALLLEGTARRLWIIRTAVFLPTVTAMAVVAEVWRILYHPAADGAVNTLLGWLGVGPSQFLNDPDSALWSVMAVGVWRGAPYDMMIFLAALAGVDRTLYEAAAADGAGVPRRLWHVTLPALRPAFTILFTLAAIRSLRVFTEIFLLTNGGPDGSTEVLMTLIYKLGLERNELGVAAAGSMVLLAASVTLTLAVRLARTGTGKGATR, encoded by the coding sequence ATGCGGCTGCCGGGGCGGGGACGGGCGACTCCCTGGCTGTTCCTCGCCCCGGCGCTGCTGCTGTTCGCGCTCTTCAAGTTCCTGCCGATGTGGCGGGCGGTCGAGATGAGCTTCCACGAGGTCCGCCCCTACCTGGGCGACCGGTGGGTGGGCGGGGCCAACTACACGCAGGTGGTCACGGACGAGGCCTTCCTCGCCGCCATCGGGCACACGGTCGTGCTGGCGATCGGGCAGACCGGTGGCTCCGTACTGCTCGGGCTGGTGCTCGCACTGCTCCTGGAGGGCACGGCCCGCCGGCTGTGGATCATCCGGACGGCCGTGTTCCTGCCGACGGTGACCGCGATGGCGGTGGTCGCCGAGGTGTGGCGGATCCTCTACCACCCGGCAGCCGACGGCGCGGTCAACACCCTGCTCGGGTGGCTGGGGGTGGGGCCCTCACAGTTCCTCAACGATCCGGACAGCGCCCTGTGGTCGGTCATGGCGGTCGGCGTGTGGCGCGGAGCCCCCTACGACATGATGATCTTCCTCGCGGCGCTCGCCGGAGTCGACCGGACCCTCTACGAGGCCGCGGCCGCCGACGGCGCCGGGGTGCCGCGCAGGCTGTGGCACGTCACCCTGCCCGCCCTGCGCCCGGCCTTCACCATCCTGTTCACCCTCGCGGCGATCCGCTCCCTGCGGGTCTTCACCGAGATCTTCCTGCTCACCAACGGCGGACCCGACGGCTCCACCGAGGTACTCATGACGCTGATCTACAAGCTCGGCCTGGAGCGGAACGAGCTGGGCGTCGCCGCCGCCGGGTCGATGGTTCTGCTCGCGGCCTCGGTCACCCTGACGCTCGCCGTCCGGCTGGCCCGGACCGGAACCGGGAAGGGGGCGACCCGGTGA
- a CDS encoding carbohydrate ABC transporter permease: MSRLDTALGLEERRGPAAVIGKVVLYASLVTVFAGPLLALLASAFNHTTDPTSLTLLPTRPTLENFRAAFERDVLLYLLNSLLVVGGGLLLQIGVSISAAYALARKRFPGLRLVLLLILSTMMLPEEILAIPLSLVLSDLSLTGSLWGMIVPVGAWAFSILVTAEFMKEIPVELEEAARLDGAGDLRIFWSVILPLCRPALGVIGIFGFTMIWDQYMLPLLVATDAGQFTLPLALRTLRADEQVGVGVLLASALLALLPSVIAFLVMQRQFMRGLTSGAVKG; this comes from the coding sequence GTGAGCCGCCTCGACACCGCGCTCGGCCTGGAGGAGCGGCGCGGACCGGCCGCGGTCATCGGCAAGGTGGTGCTGTACGCGTCGCTCGTGACGGTCTTCGCCGGTCCGCTGCTCGCCCTGCTGGCCAGCGCCTTCAACCACACCACCGACCCCACCTCGCTGACCCTGCTGCCGACCCGGCCGACACTGGAGAACTTCCGGGCGGCCTTCGAACGCGACGTACTGCTGTACCTGCTCAACTCCCTCCTCGTGGTGGGCGGCGGACTGCTGCTCCAGATCGGGGTCAGCATCTCGGCCGCGTACGCCCTGGCCCGCAAGCGCTTCCCCGGGCTACGGCTGGTCCTGCTGCTGATCCTCTCCACGATGATGCTGCCCGAGGAGATCCTCGCCATCCCGCTGTCCCTGGTCCTCTCGGACCTGTCCCTGACCGGAAGCCTCTGGGGAATGATCGTCCCGGTCGGGGCCTGGGCCTTCTCGATCCTGGTCACCGCGGAGTTCATGAAGGAGATCCCGGTCGAGCTGGAGGAAGCCGCCCGCCTCGACGGGGCGGGCGACCTCCGGATCTTCTGGTCGGTGATCCTGCCGCTGTGCCGCCCGGCGCTCGGGGTCATCGGCATCTTCGGCTTCACCATGATCTGGGACCAGTACATGCTCCCGCTGCTCGTCGCCACCGACGCCGGGCAGTTCACCCTGCCGCTCGCACTGCGCACCCTGCGCGCCGACGAACAGGTCGGCGTGGGGGTCCTGCTCGCCTCCGCACTGCTCGCCCTGCTGCCCAGCGTCATCGCCTTCCTCGTCATGCAACGGCAGTTCATGCGCGGCCTGACCTCCGGCGCCGTCAAGGGCTGA
- a CDS encoding sugar ABC transporter substrate-binding protein, with product MHRRAASTTLAASLAALLALTTLTACGGDSGADASGGGDDKAPLEIWVRKPPGSPTEKTHKDLAAAFTKATGIEAKVTALFDDFETKLQQAAAQKKLPDLIVNDTAQLGTLVKQGLVREVRKSEIQGGEQLIPSSWEAAEAADGKYYGVPFSAQTFALFVRKDWREKLGIAPPADWDQLDALAAAFTTGDPDANGKADTYGYVIPGTTKRGYLDWYFSSFLWSAGGDYFTGTGKDLKPAVDGPGALLAARRLKDQFCAAKSVVPGAVTTETTQAHPLFESGKGGIYLTGPYNMARFDKALGKDAYEILPLPAGPGGKSSVLAEGENTYLMAGSGNPKGQVKYAEFLIGAEGQTAGMAGDTAGNVVRLPVNPSVKLSAVRQDTRWQVFDKVYRESGRYSPVVKDWTPFRQASAEALNGMVADCGSHPEAVLGKLAGAFSTELEKQGAGS from the coding sequence ATGCATCGCAGAGCCGCATCCACCACCCTGGCCGCCTCTCTGGCCGCCCTCCTCGCCCTGACCACCCTCACCGCCTGCGGCGGGGACTCCGGCGCCGACGCCTCCGGCGGTGGTGACGACAAGGCGCCGCTGGAGATCTGGGTCCGCAAGCCGCCCGGCTCACCGACCGAGAAGACCCACAAGGACCTGGCCGCGGCCTTCACCAAGGCCACCGGCATCGAGGCCAAGGTCACCGCCCTGTTCGACGACTTCGAGACCAAGCTCCAGCAGGCCGCCGCGCAGAAGAAGCTCCCGGATCTGATCGTCAACGACACCGCTCAGCTCGGCACCCTGGTCAAGCAGGGCCTGGTCCGCGAGGTGCGGAAGTCGGAGATCCAGGGCGGCGAGCAGCTGATACCCAGCTCCTGGGAGGCGGCCGAGGCCGCCGACGGCAAGTACTACGGCGTGCCGTTCTCCGCCCAGACCTTCGCGCTCTTCGTCCGCAAGGACTGGCGGGAGAAGCTCGGCATCGCGCCCCCCGCCGACTGGGACCAGCTCGACGCGCTGGCCGCCGCCTTCACCACCGGGGATCCGGACGCCAACGGCAAGGCCGACACCTACGGTTACGTCATCCCCGGCACCACCAAGCGCGGCTACCTGGACTGGTACTTCTCCAGCTTCCTGTGGTCGGCGGGCGGCGACTACTTCACCGGCACGGGCAAGGACCTGAAGCCGGCCGTCGACGGTCCGGGCGCCCTGCTGGCGGCCCGGCGGCTCAAGGACCAGTTCTGCGCCGCCAAGAGCGTCGTCCCGGGCGCGGTGACCACCGAAACCACCCAGGCCCACCCGCTGTTCGAGTCCGGCAAGGGCGGCATCTACCTCACCGGCCCCTACAACATGGCCCGCTTCGACAAGGCGCTCGGCAAGGACGCGTACGAGATCCTGCCGCTGCCGGCCGGACCGGGCGGCAAGAGCTCCGTACTCGCCGAGGGCGAGAACACGTACCTGATGGCCGGCTCCGGGAACCCCAAGGGGCAGGTGAAGTACGCCGAGTTCCTCATCGGCGCCGAGGGGCAGACCGCCGGCATGGCCGGGGACACCGCGGGCAATGTGGTCCGGCTGCCCGTCAATCCTTCCGTCAAGCTGTCCGCGGTACGCCAGGACACCCGCTGGCAGGTCTTCGACAAGGTGTACCGCGAGTCCGGCCGCTACTCCCCCGTCGTGAAGGACTGGACGCCCTTCCGCCAGGCGTCCGCCGAGGCCCTCAACGGCATGGTGGCCGACTGCGGTTCACACCCCGAGGCCGTTCTCGGCAAGCTCGCCGGCGCCTTCTCCACGGAGCTCGAGAAGCAGGGAGCGGGGTCCTGA
- a CDS encoding IclR family transcriptional regulator has product MPGPATDVATVKSAERTVRILEALASSEDKLTVTELQERLGYPRSSLHALVRTLRELKWVEADETGSAFGVGPHALLSGTAYLDRDPALPYAHAVMEDLREETGYTVHFARLDDAYVLYLASREARGSARAVSRVGRRLPAHLTALGQALLADLTTEEVDGVLPTRLEAFTPNTVTERAALHEELARVRDRGWALEREQGTSGVACLSAPVHYRIPASDAISCSMPVDAATEEETERVARAVVAHATALAATLRRHGIR; this is encoded by the coding sequence ATGCCCGGACCCGCGACGGATGTCGCCACCGTCAAATCCGCCGAGCGAACGGTGCGCATTCTGGAGGCACTTGCCTCCTCCGAGGACAAGCTCACGGTCACCGAGCTGCAGGAACGCCTGGGTTACCCGCGCAGCAGCCTGCACGCCCTCGTCCGCACCCTGCGCGAGCTCAAGTGGGTCGAGGCGGACGAGACCGGCTCCGCCTTCGGCGTCGGCCCGCACGCGCTGCTCTCCGGCACCGCCTACCTCGACCGCGACCCGGCCCTGCCGTACGCGCACGCCGTGATGGAGGACCTCCGCGAAGAGACCGGCTACACCGTGCACTTCGCCCGCCTCGACGACGCGTACGTGCTCTACCTCGCCAGTCGCGAGGCCCGCGGCAGCGCCCGCGCCGTCTCCCGCGTCGGACGCAGGCTGCCCGCCCACCTGACCGCGCTCGGGCAGGCGCTCCTCGCCGACCTCACCACCGAGGAGGTGGACGGCGTACTGCCCACGAGGCTGGAGGCGTTCACCCCGAACACGGTCACCGAGCGCGCCGCGCTGCACGAGGAGCTGGCGCGCGTACGGGACCGCGGCTGGGCGCTGGAGCGGGAGCAGGGCACCTCCGGGGTCGCCTGTCTGTCGGCGCCCGTGCACTACCGGATCCCGGCCTCGGACGCGATCAGCTGCTCGATGCCGGTGGACGCCGCCACCGAGGAGGAGACGGAGCGCGTGGCACGGGCCGTGGTGGCGCACGCCACCGCCCTCGCCGCGACGCTCCGGCGCCACGGCATCAGATAG
- a CDS encoding TlpA disulfide reductase family protein, with protein MRRAVPRPAALAGAGLAVALAGCLYAAAGAASDGGDGGGGRDGRDGGQAPGRGSAAVSPMSAAAVVDVDVRPPAPALAGADLDGKPVGLAEFRGQVVVLNVWGSWCGPCRAEADDLERLSGQTRAQGVRFLGINTRDRDRAAARSFVRAHGLGFPSLHDPAGELLLRFPPALLNPQTIPSTLVIDRRGRIAVSIGGAVTDEELGPLLTRVAQETS; from the coding sequence ATGAGACGGGCGGTCCCGCGCCCCGCCGCCCTGGCCGGTGCCGGCCTCGCGGTGGCGCTCGCAGGGTGCCTCTACGCCGCTGCGGGCGCCGCCTCCGACGGCGGTGACGGCGGGGGCGGCAGGGACGGCAGGGACGGCGGTCAAGCGCCCGGCCGGGGGAGCGCCGCAGTCAGCCCCATGTCCGCGGCCGCGGTCGTGGATGTCGACGTCCGGCCGCCCGCGCCCGCGCTGGCGGGCGCCGACCTGGACGGAAAGCCGGTCGGCCTGGCCGAGTTCCGCGGCCAGGTCGTGGTCCTCAACGTCTGGGGATCGTGGTGCGGGCCCTGCCGCGCGGAGGCCGACGACCTGGAGCGGCTCAGCGGGCAGACCCGGGCGCAGGGCGTCCGGTTCCTCGGGATCAACACCCGCGACCGGGACCGCGCGGCGGCGCGGTCCTTCGTACGCGCGCACGGCCTGGGATTCCCCAGCCTCCACGACCCCGCCGGCGAACTCCTGCTCCGCTTCCCGCCCGCGCTCCTCAACCCGCAGACCATCCCCTCGACGCTGGTGATCGACCGCCGCGGCCGCATCGCCGTCAGCATCGGGGGAGCGGTCACCGACGAGGAACTGGGGCCGCTGCTCACCCGGGTCGCGCAGGAGACGTCATGA